From a single Tachypleus tridentatus isolate NWPU-2018 chromosome 6, ASM421037v1, whole genome shotgun sequence genomic region:
- the LOC143251777 gene encoding HEAT repeat-containing protein 1-like produces MTFCEAKGFSKEGRWIVGTFVITFQSSGFVFRFHIHVYNVDDLIACILHVPRLASLYAVIQLLNLNDATSRWHWLKPLQKPGVPLPKVTLLNHCYKDISFMKFICNLVPETLKIHQLKTHPAHRTVTSFYMSSVLGALEYADKVTEEIVATLLPFVLKGLKSGDKDYCAATYMILCQLMRKTHLMSSLCEKLVVKISKHLQPELTMQGFVCLLVIFQYQNLRRFPRLGFLALCSKDVIGSLEHLCHEYHLGPILRPFFQKLVPASLSETAKSVKKRRLLSSLIKL; encoded by the exons ATGACGTTCTGTGAGGCGAAGGGATTTTCCAAAGAAGGCCGTTGGATTGTGGGCACT TTTGTAATTACATTCCAAAGTTCTGGTTTTGTTTTCAGATTTCACATTCATGTTTACAATGTGGATGATTTAATTGCTTGTATTCTGCACGTACCCAGACTCGCATCTTTGTACGCAGTAATCCAGCTTCTTAACCTGAACGATGCTACCAGTCGTTGGCACTGGTTGAAGCCCTTGCAG aaaCCTGGAGTTCCTCTTCCTAAGGTCACTCTACTCAACCATTGTTACAAAGATATCAGTTTTATGAAATTCATATGCAATCTTGTTCCAGAAACTCTTAAg ATTCATCAACTAAAAACGCACCCAGCACACCGGACTGTTACGTCTTTTTACATGTCGTCTGTTTTGGGGGCTCTGGAGTATGCAGACAAAGTGACTGAAGAGATAGTGGCAACATTACTTCCTTTTGTTCTGAAGGGATTGAAGAGTGGTGATAAGGACTACTGTGCTGCCACCTACATGATACTGTGTCAATTGATGCGAAAAACTCACCTAATGTCATCATTGTGCGAGAAATTGGTTGTTAAGATTAGCAAG cATCTGCAGCCTGAATTGACAATgcaaggttttgtttgtttgctagtTATCTTTCAATACCAGAATCTACGCCGTTTTCCTCGTCT AGGATTTCTGGCCTTGTGTTCAAAGGATGTAATTGGGAGCTTGGAGCACTTGTGTCACGAATATCATCTTGGACCTATTCTTCGACCATTTTTCCAAAAGTTGGTCCCTGCATCTTTGTCAGAAACTGCAAAAAGTGTGAAAAAACGCCGTTTACTCTCTTCTCTCATAAAACTGTAG